The sequence AAAGGGGCTGTTCTCAGGAACACCGGAAATGGTGCTGGGAGTAATTTTCGCTATTATCAGTTTCCTCTTTGTGGATCTGTTTGACAGTATCGGTGTCCTTTTAGGTGTTTCATCGAAAGCCGGCCTGGTGGATGAGAAGGGGAATATTCCGTGCGCCGGTAAGGCATTGTTTGTAAGTGCCGGCGGAGCGGCTGTTGGGGCATTACTGGGAACGAATACGGTGACGATTTATGGCGCAGAAAGTGCAACCGGGATTAACGAAGGCGGAAGAACCGGTCTTACCGCCTGTGTGACTGGGGTGCTGTTTTTGTTCACGTTGTTTTTATCACCGTTGTTTCTTATGATTCCATCGATCGCTACGGCGCCAGCTTTGGTTATGGTAGGGATATTTATGATAGAGCCATTAAGGAAGCTGCCACTTGATGATGTGTCCATCGCACTTCCGGTATTTCTTACAGTGGCTTTTATGCCATTTACCTATAATATTGCATATGGAATCCTGTTTGGACTAATTGGATATACCATTGGTCAGGTTGCCGCCGGTAAGGCAAAGGAAATGACAAAGACGGTGTGGGTGTTAACGGTTATCTTTATTGTGTATCTGCTGCTGGAGATTATTTTATAGGAGGGGAATGAATATGAGAACATTTGAGGAAATAAAGAATACGATCGAGACAGGTCTGGGGATGCATCCCTGCGATTTGAAACTGGAACATGTGAAACTGGTAAATGTATTTTCAGGCGAAGTGTATCCCACGAATATATATATTAAAAACAAAAGAATTGTATCCATCGACCCTGATGCAGTTCTGGAAGCGGAACGCGTGCTGGATTGTAAAGGACAATATGCGCTGCCGGGGCTGATAGATGCCCATATGCACTTTGAGTCCACCATGCTTTCCCCGGAAGCGCTGGCTTCCGTAGTAGTTCCCCAGGGAACGACCACATTGTGTGCAGATTTAATGGAAATTGCAAATGTGGCAGGAGAGCAGGGGCTAAGGGCAATGCTGCAGTCTATGAACCGCCTTCCATACAGAATGCTGATTGAAGTCTCTTCCCGGGTGCCAACTGCACCAGGACTTGAGACGACAGGAGCAGTTCTGGGAGCAAAGGAAGTTGCAGACATCATGGATTGGGAAGAAAGCGTCAGCTTGGGAGAACTGGATCCATCTAAGATTCTCTTTGTAAAAGATGAGTACCTCCATAAGATAGCGGATACCCTTTCGCGGAGAAAACTGGTAAACGGGCATGCCATAGGACGCTTGGGGCAGGAACTGAATGTATATGCTTCTTCGGGAATATCTGACGACCATGAATGCGTAAATACCAATGAAATGCTGGAACGCCTGAAGGTGGGAATGAAGGTGTTTATCCGGGAAGGAAGCAGCGAGCGGAACGTGGACGAACTGGTTAAGGGGATTGTTGACAACCGACTGGATACTTCTAATATTATGTTCTGCACCGATGATAAACATGCGAGGGAGATACAGGTGGAAGGACATATTAACTATAATGTGTCAAGAGCTGTGGAACTGGGACTGGACCCGATGGAAGCGATTCAGATAGCAACGGTGAATGCGGCAAAGCATTTCCGCATGGAAGATGAAATCGGAAGCATTACTCCCGGCCGTTTGGCAGATCTTTTCCTTGTGGAAGACTGGCGTATTGTAAAGCCTACCATGGTTATATTTGAGGGAAAGGTGGTTGCAGCAGACGGTGAACTTCTGGAAGAATGCAGGGTGAGTGATTACCCTGAGTGGATTAAAAATACGGTAATCCTGAAAAATGAAATCACTTCTGATTCCTTCCGGGCAGCATCAAAGATAACAGATGGAACGACGAATATTCATGTAATTGATATGATTCCAAGGCAGATCATTAACCATCATATCATAAAAGAAATGAAGGTAAAGAATGGTTCTGTTTTATCGGATGTTGAACAGGATATACTCAAACTTGCAGTTGTAGAACGGTATGGAAAAAATGGCAATGTTGGAGTTGGATTTGTCCGTGGATTCCAACTGAAGAAAGGGGCGCTGGCCTATTCCATGTCCCATGACCACCATAATATAGTGGTAGTAGGGACGAATGATGAAGATATGGCGGTGGCAGTGAATGAAGTTGCCAGACTGAATGGAGGGCTGGCAGTAGCCTGTGATGGAGGGATCTTAAACAGCATGGAGCTGCCGATTGGAGGCCTTATGAGTGAAAAAACAGCGGAAGAAGTGATGGCACAGCTGGATATTCTGAATGCGGATGCAAAAAAAATGGGCTGTGAGATGGAAGCCCCGTTTATGTCCTTAAGTTTTATATCCCTTCCGACGGTTCCAGATCTGGGGCTGACTGATAAGGGACTGGTGGATGTGCTTGAACATAAACTGATTGAACTGGAGTTAGAATAGAGATGAGTTAGTAATACCTTAAGGCCTCTGCATATTTTTGCAGGGGCCTTACTTAGTTAGAATAATATCCGATGTGTTCCCTTGAAAATCAATAGTTTCCAGCACACTGAAATCCAGCACGGTTATCCTATGAGGATTGACCAGAACCAGAACACATTCATAGGTTTGTCGCGGAAAAATCAGTAAAGCAGTTGACAATAATCATTTATAATAATATAATGAAAAAAGTTAGCGTCAACTAACTGAATATATTTATTAAATGAGGAGATGAAATGAAAAAAATCAACGTATTAAAATTAACTACCATTATGGCAGCGGCCGCTTTAATGATGACAGCCTGCTCAAGTCCAAGCACTTCTAAAACTACTGAAACCATTGAGACCACTGAAGCGTCTCAGGCCGCTGAAACCACTGCAGCTGCTAAGAGCGAAGAAGCTTTAACGGTTGAAATTAAAGATATTCATGGCATGGTTACAGTTCCTGTAAATCCTCAAAAGGTAATTTCTTTGGATAATAGAACTTATGAAACATTATCAGACTGGGGAATTAAATTAGTCGCTGCTCCAAAGGGTGTAATGCCGGCGGATTCCCTATATGTAGCCGATGAATCTGTTCTGGATATCGGAAATCACCGCGAACCGAATCTTGAGATTATAGCAGCTGCAGACCCTGACCTCGTAATAATCGGTCAAAGATTTGCGTCCTATTATGAAGAAATAAAAAAATTAGTGCCAAATGCAGCTGTTATTGATTTAAATTTTGATGTTTCTGAGGAAGCGGATACACCTGGAGAAAACTTAGTAAACGGACTTAAGGATTCCACCGTAGCACTTGGAAAAATTTTTGATAAAAACAAAGAAGCTGAACAATTGACAGCTGACTTTGATCAGGCGATCGAAGCTGTTAAATCTGCATATAACGGAACAGATACCATTATGAGTGTTGTGGTTTCCGGTGGTAATATCGGCTTTTCAGCTCCTCATTCCGGCCGTGTTTGGGGGCCGATGTATGAAGTGTTCGGATGGGTTCCGGCATTAGATATTGATAATACGACTTCCGATCATCAAGGGGATGATATTTCTGTAGAAGCGATAGCACAAAGTAATCCGGATTGGATTTTCGTATTAGACCGTGATGCTGCAGTATCTTCTACAACTGATGCGGTTCCTGCTCAGGACGTTATCGATCAATCACCTGCTCTTCAAAACGTAACCGCTGTTTCTGAAGGGCATATCGTTTATGCACCAGCTGATACTTACACAAACGAATCCATACAAACATATCTGGAGTTATTTGGAGACCTTGCAAAGGCTTTGGCTGAATAGTATATAGGAGTATAGCAAAGAGTTGAAAAATACAGCGAAAAAAATGATTGGGGCTGGGAATTCTCAGCCCCAACGTTATTATAACAATAAGAAATGGACAAAACCTTTTATATTAGCGATTATCGTTGTTATTATTTTAGGTATTATATCACTGTTTACCGGAGCTTATGATATACAGGGTCAAGCGGATGGAAGGGATATGTTTTTCATAACGCGGGTACCTAGAACAGCTGCACTCATGCTTACCGGAGCGGCAATGTCAATGTCAGGACTGGTCATGCAGCTTATTACACAAAATCGTTTGGTTGAACCTACAACAACAGGGACGATTGAATGGTCGGGTTTGGGACTTCTCATTGTCTATTTAATATTTCCGGCACCAACTTTAGTTTTAAGAATGACCGGGGCAATCATGTTTTCTTTTATAGGAACTATGATTTTCTTTCTGTTTTTAAGAAGAGTGAAACTCCGTTCGTCTTTGATTGTCCCGATTATTGGGATGATGCTTGGAGCAGTTATTTCTGCATTTTCTACTTTTATAGGACTTACCTTCCAAATGACGCAAAATATTGAAAGCTGGTTTGTAGGCTCGTTTGCAGCCGTTCAAATCGGAAGATACGAATATTTATGGCTGATTATTATAGTTACTGGCTTTATTTTTATTTATGCGGATAAGCTGACGTTAGCCGGTCTGGGGGAAGATGTCGCTACGAGTCTTGGAGTAAATTATAATAAGATAATTATTTTGGGGACCGGTCTTATTTCTATTGCGGTTGGAATTGTTACAGCTGTTATTGGAAATTTACCTTTCTTAGGTTTAATTGTACCCAATATTGTTTCCATGTACAGAGGAGATAATCTTAGGGGTAATCTGCCTTGGGTATGTGTGTTGGGAATGGGCGTAATAACTCTTTGTGACATTATTTCCCGAACAATTATAATGCCCTTTGAAGTTCCTGTCTCTTTGATTCTTGGAACAGTGGGATCAATTGTATTTATTGTTATCTTATTAAGGCAAAGGAGGCTAAGATGAACGGAATAGAATACAATACCGGCCTTCATCATGAACACAGATCAGCGAGAGCTTTTCGTTCTAAAAAAGAAGAAAAAAAATATTGGATATTGTTGATAACCTTGATTGGTTTGGGTGTTTTTGCTTCCTATGGACTTTTGGTTTATAATAATCCAGTTCCAATTGATTCTCCTTCTTTTCTCCCGGTTGTAAGAAGAAGGATGTTCGCTCTTACGGCGATGATCATTTCAGCCGTTTGTCAGAGTTTATCGACAGTCACTTTCCAATCGATTACGAGTAACAGGATTATAACCCCTTCCCTTTTAGGCTTTGAAGCACTTTACTCAACCATTCATACCAGTACCATATTTTTCTTTGGTGCCAGTGCCTTTATTAATTTTAGTGGGATTGGATCCTTTGTATTTCAAGTTGTTGTTATGGTCTTGATGTGCCTGATCCTTTATGGCTGGCTGCTTTCCGGAAAGTATGGAAATTTACAGCTTATGCTTTTAGTTGGCGTTATTATGGGGACTGGGCTGAAGTCTTTATCATCGTTTATGAGAAGACTTCTTGCACCGTCAGAGTTTGATATTTTACAGGCAAGATTGTTTGGCTCTGTCAACAATGCGGATTCTAAATATTTTCCTCTTGCAATTCCGGTTGTAATAATTGTAGCTATACTTCTTCTTGCTTATTCTAAGAAGTTAAATGTTGTGTCACTTGGAAAAGATTGCTCTACTTCATTGGGTGTCAAACATCAAGTTCATGTGATTTATGCTCTGATTTTAGTATCTGTTTTGATGTCAATTTCTACGGCTTTGGTTGGGCCGCTTACTTTTTATGGATTTTTAGTTGCAACTTTAAGTTATCAAGCGGCGCCAACATATGATCACAGATACATTTTTCCAATGTCTCTTGCGATTGGATTTTTGATAATAACAGGTGCTTACTTTTTTATGTACCATATATTCAGGGCTCAAGGAGTAGTTTCAGTTATTATCGAGATGTTTGGCGGAATAGCATTTTTAATCGTAATTTTAAGGAAAGGTACTTTATGATAATAATAGATAATGCCAGAAAGTCGTATGATGAGGTAGAAATAGGACCTTTGGATATTAAAATACCAAAAGCAGGTCTCACTTCTTTGATCGGACCCAATGGTGCTGGAAAATCTACAACACTTTTGATGATTGGAAGACTTTTGGATATGGAAGAAGGCCATATTAAGGTGGCGGATATGGATGTTACTGAATCGAAATCAGAGGACTTAGCAAAAGTTTTGACTATTTTGCGACAGGAAAATCATTTTGTAACAAGGCTTACTGTCAGACAGCTGGCTGGATTTGGCCGTTTTCCTTATTCAAAAGGAAGATTAACGAAAGAGGATGAAGCCATTATTTCTAAATATATTGATTTTTTAGAGTTGACTGATCTGGAAAACAGATATTTGGATGAGCTTTCCGGCGGCCAAAGACAAAGGGCATATGTGGCAATGGTTTTGTGCCAGGAGACGGAATATGTACTTCTTGACGAACCTTTGAACAATCTTGATGTTGCCCGTTCTGTTCAGATGATGGAACATTTGAAGCATGCGGCCAATGAATTTGGAAGAACCATTGTGGCTGTTATGCATGATATTAATTTTGCGGCCAAATATTCTGATCGAATCTGTGCGATGAAAAACGGACGAATTGCCGCTTTTGGCACGGTAGATCAGATTATGGATTCAAACGTTTTGACTAATATTTTTGAAACGAAAATAGAAATTATCGATGGGCCGTATGGGCCTATAGCAATTTATTGAGTTAGTGTCTGCTATCCGGTCCATGTCAATACCAAGCTAAAATCATTCATGAAATTCACTACCTGTCTCATACCATAGTATAGGTTATCAGTAATCGTTTTTCGGATTTCTGATAAAAGGGCTGCCTTTCAGCCCGTCTATCTGATTATCGGAAGCAGTCCGATAATATGAGAAACAGGAAGGAGCGTCAGAATGGAAGAATGGTTTCGTTTATCGGAGGATGAGGCCCTTGCTAAGCTCGGCGCAGGCAGGAACGGCCTGGATTCCAGGGAGGTCCTGAGGCGCAGGCAGACATATGGTCCGAATACACTAAAGAAGGCGGAACGCAAAAGCGCTTTCCAGGTGTTTTTGGACCAGTTTAAAGACCTGTTAGTCATCATCCTGATTATAGCAGCAGTGATTTCTATGATATCTGGTGACGTGGAGAGCACAGGAGTGATTTTTGCAGTGCTTCTGCTGAATGCGATTCTGGGAACCGTGGAGCACCAGAAGGCAGAGAAGTCCTTAGACAGTCTTATGGCCCTGTCGTCACCGGTAGCAAAGGTGATAAGAGAGGGGAAAAAGCAGGAAATCTTTTCGGGGGAGATCGTTCCTGGGGACATACTGCTCCTGGAAGCAGGGGACATGGTAGCGGCAGACGGCCGGATCCTGGAAAATTACTCCCTTTTGGTCAATGAAAGCTCCCTGACTGGAGAATCCATTAATGTGGAGAAACGGACGGGTAGGATCCGGGAAAAGAAGGTACCTTTGGCCGAGCAGACGAATATGGTGTTTTCCGGTTCCCTGGTGGCAGCAGGCAGGGCAAAGGTACTGATCACAGGTACCGGAATGGATACGGAAATCGGCAGGATCGCTTCCCTTATGAATGACACGGGGGAAAAAAAGACACCTCTTCAGGTAAGCTTAGACCAGTTCGGAAGCAGGCTGGCAGCAGCTATCCTGTTTATTTGTGCGGTAGTTTTCGGCCTTAGCATCTACCGGAGGATGCCGGTTTTAGATTCCCTGATGTTTGCCGTAGCCCTGGCGGTTGCAGCGATACCGGAAGCGTTAAGTTCCATTGTCACTATCGTTCAGGCAATGGGCACACAGAAAATGGCTGGAGAGAATGCCATCATAAAGGATTTAAAGGCAGTGGAAAGCCTTGGCTGCGTTTCTGTCATCTGCTCCGATAAGACTGGAACATTGACACAAAACCGCATGACCGTACAGCAAATCTACGTAAACAGCCGCCTTTATCCTCCGGAGCTCTTAAACAAAGAGGTTCCAGTACATAAATATCTGTTGTATGATGCTGTTTTAAATAATGATTCCGCTTACATAGAAGGAAAGCTGTTAGGGGACCCGACGGAAGCCGCACTGGTGCAAATGGCCGAAAGGGTGGGAATAAATGAGGAAGCCATGAAATCCTATTACCCCAGAGCAGGGGAGATTCCCTTTGATTCCAAGAGAAAGCTTATGAGCACCATGCACAGGATCGAAGGAAAAAGGGTACTGTTCACAAAGGGAGCGGTGGATGTGCTGCTTCCCAGGATCAGTCATATTTGGACAGGGGAAGGGATCCGCCACATGAGGGAGGGGGACCGGCAGAACTTAATTGAGCAGAACATGGAGTTTTCCAAACAGGGACTCAGGGTTTTGACTTTTGCCTGCCGGGAAATGAATGAGGATGAAAAGCTGACGGAAAAATCAGAGGCCGGCTATACCTTTCTTGGAATGGTCGCGATGATGGATCCGCCCCGTCCGGAGACAAAAAATGCCGTATTAAATGCCAAAAGAGCAGGCATCCGCCCGGTAATGATTACAGGGGACCATAAGATCACTGCATCTGCCATTGCGGAGAAAATAGGCATTTGGGGAGACGATGATTTGGCAGTCAGCGGACCGGAGCTTGATGATATGTCGGAGGAGGAATTGAGCCGAAAGCTGGAGCATATCAGCGTCTATGCCAGAGTTTCGCCGGAGCATAAAATACGGATCGTCCGCTCCTGGCAGAAAAAAGGCCACATCGTAGCCATGACAGGAGATGGGGTCAATGACGCTCCGGCCTTAAAACAGGCCGACATCGGGGTTGCCATGGGAAAAATGGGGACAGAAGTGTCAAAGGATGCCTCTGCCATGATCCTGACGGATGATAACTTTGCAACCATAATTAAGGCGGTTGCCAATGGCCGTAATGTTTACCGGAACATCCGGAATGCCATTAAATTTCTTTTATCAGGAAATATGGCTGGGATATTATGCGTCTTGTATACATCCTTTCTGGCTCTTCCACCTCCATTTGCGCCGGTTCACTTACTGTTTATCAACCTTCTGACCGACTCTCTTCCAGCCATTGCAATCGGCATGGAAAAGGCGGAGGCGGACTTATTGGCCCAAAAGCCCAGGAATCCCAAAGAAGGAATCTTAACAAAGCGTTTTGTCCTTCAGGTCCTGCTTCAGGGGGCCCTCATAGCGGGCTGTACCATGACCTCTTACCATACAGGCATGGTGACCGGAAGCGAGGCCGCTGCCAGCACCATGGCATTTTCCACCCTGACCCTGGCAAGGCTGTTTCATGGCTTTAACTGCAGAAGCGGCCATTCCATCTTAAAGATAGGATTTAAAAGCAATTTATGGAGCATTATGGCCTTTGAGGCTGGGGCCATTCTTTTGGCAGCGGTTCTATTCATACCAAGGCTTCATACCTTTTTTTACGTGGCAGATTTAAACGCAAGGCAGTTTATCACCATTTTTATATTTGCAATTATTCCTACGCTTGTAATTCAGGCATTTAAGACCATAAGAGAGAGTCTCCATTAAGAAAATAAAGCCGGCAATGTAGGGTGAAAATATTACGCACGGATTTTTCATGAAAAACAAGACTTTCTGCGAAAAAGAAGTGTAATAAAAGATAACTTTTTCGCAGAAATCAATCAAGTATCCAAGCAAAGCCTGCGATGATTTGCTTTTATAGATTCAGGTAGCTTAATCTTTTTATGGACAATCAGAAATGTTTACGCAACAAGTCAGAGGGGCTGGAAGATATAAACTTCCGGCCCCTTTTGGTATGTCTGATGCGGAAAAAATTAATATTTACCTGTTTCTGGTTTGGAGTGAACGATATCCCCAATGCGTTTATTGACAGAAGTGGCAAAAAGATTTAACATAAACTTATGTTTCATTTTCTCCCATGCATTCAGCCGATCATGAAGTTCTGCATAGCACAATTAAATGGAGGATATTATATGAATGATTATTTCAGTAAGGATATCCGGGAGTCTGTCCGGGAGTTGAAAACCGACCTCCTTCAAGGATTATCCGGGCAGGAAGCCCAAAAAAGGCTTGAGGAAAACGGTCACAACCGTCTGCAGGGGGCGGCGGAACGGACCCTGTTTCAGTTGTTCGCTGAACAATTTAAGGATTTTCTCGTAATTATTCTGATTGTTGCAGCTATCATCTCCATGGTTGTGGGAATCGTGCAGGGAGAGGGGATTATTGACAGTCTCGTCATCATTGCCATCGTCATCGTCAACGCGATTATCGGTGTAAATCAGGAAACAAAAGCGAACAATGCGCTGAAGGCTCTTAAGGAAATGTCAAGCCCGCAGGCAAAAGTCATCCGAAACGGAGATATCGTAAGGATGCCTTCCGACGAGCTTGTAACAGGCGATGTGGTAATCCTTGATGCGGGAGATTACATACCGGCGGATGAAAGGCTTGCAGAAAGCTTTAACTTAAAGATCGATGAGGCGGCGATTACCGGTGAATCAGTTCCTGTGGAAAAGAACTGCGAAAGCATACTTCCTGATGATGCGCCTCTGGGCGACCGTGTCAATTCCGCCTTTATGGGAACTGTGATCACCTATGGAAGAGGCAAGGGCATCGTATCCGCAACTGGAATGGAAACCCAAATGGGCAATATTGCCGCCATGTTAAATGAATCCGAAGAGGAGACAACCCCACTTCAAAAGAAGCTTGACAGCCTGGGTAAGGTTTTGGGAATTGTCTGCATCGCCGTATGTGCCATAATTTTTGTCCTGGGACTGCTCCAGGGGGATGAGCTTATGGAAATCTTCATGGTTTCTGTTTCTCTGGCCGTGGCCGCCATACCGGAAGGGCTTACGGTAGTCGTTACCGTAATTCTTGCGATGGGCATGCAGCAGATGGTGAAGTCCCACGCCATCATAAAGAGGCTTTCCGCTGTCGAAACGCTGGGAAGCACAACGGTTATCTGTTCCGATAAGACGGGAACTCTCACTCAGAATAAGATGACCGTGGTCAAGGTATTTGACCATGAGAAAGCTTATGATGTGACCGGGACAGGCTACAGCAGGGAAGGCTCCGTCACCGTAGAAGAAGGCGGCAGGCTATCGTCCAATATTACAGAACTCATAAAGGGCGCCGTACTTTGTAATGACGCGGTCTATGATATAGAGAAAAGCCAAATCATCGGAGATCCTACGGAAGGTGCTATGCTGGTTTTAGGAGAAAAAATCGGTCTCAGCAAAGACCGGTTGAATGAAGAATACCGGAGGGTTCAGGAAATACCCTTTGATTCCGACAGAAAGCTTATGTCCACGTTCCATGAAAAAAACGGAGAACTGACTATTTATACAAAGGGCGCTCCCGATGAGATTTTAAAGCGGTGTACCTACATATATAAGGATGGTGCGGTTTCGGAAATTACGGAGGCTGACCGGAGAAAAATCCTGGAAGCCAATTTAAGTTTTGCAAAAGGCGCATTGCGCGTGCTTGGCGTTGCAAGTAAGGCAGTTGATACTCTCGATGACTTTGACAGCCAGGAATACTCTCTTACCTATCTTGGACTCATGTGCATGATTGATCCGCCCAGAGAGGAAGTGAAGCCGGCCGTAGACGAATGCAGAAAAGCCGGAATCCGTGTGAAGATGATCACAGGGGACCACAAGATCACTGCCAGCGCTATTGCCGGGGATCTGGGAATCATGTCTCCTGGAGAAGAGGCTTTAGAAGGAGCTGAAATACAGCTTCTTTCCGATGAAGAGCTGAGAGAAAAGGTTAAAACCGTCAACGTATTTGCCCGGGTTTCACCAGAGCACAAGGTACGGCTTGTAGCCGCATGCAAGGCAAACGGAGAGATTGTCGCCATGACAGGAGACGGCGTAAACGATGCGCCAAGCCTTAAGAGAGCGGATATCGGCGTTGCCATGGGCATCACCGGAACAGATGTTTCAAAGGAGGCGGCCGATATGATCCTTACGGATGACAACTTTGTAAGCATTGTTCATGCTGTAGAGGAAGGAAGAACCATTTATAACAACATCCGAAAGGTGGTTGGCTACCTTCTCTCCTGTAACATCGGTGAGATACTTCTCATATTTTTGGCAATGCTCTTTAACCTGCCCATGCCGTTGATGCCCATTCACCTCCTTTCCATCAACTTAATCACCGATGCATTTCCGGCCTTTGCCCTGGGAATGGAGGAGAGGGAGCCGGGGATCATGGACCAGAAGCCGAGAGATCCCAATGAATCAATTATTGATAAGAAGATGCGCGTAGCTGTTGCCATGCAAAGTCTTTTCCTTGGTATCGGCGCTCTGACCGCTTTTTATATCGGGCATATCAGCTATAGAGACGTCGAAGGCGGAGAGACCATCGCCCGTACCATGTGCTTTGTAGCCCTTATTTTAGGCGAACTTTTCCGCGCCTACTCAAACAGAAGTGAAAAGAGGTCTATATTCGGAATCCGGCTTTTATCAAACTCTTTCTTGAATAAATGCGTAATCGCTTCCTTTGCATTTTTAGTGGTTGTGGTTTATGTGCCGTTCTTAAACACAATTTTCAGCACGGCGCCTCTTACTCTCACACAGCTAAGCGAAGCAATCGGCTTTGCGGTAGTTCCTACTCTGGGCGGTGAGCTTGCAAAGCTTATTACAAAAAGAATGAAATAGCAACGGGAAGCTGTGCCTTTCAAGACATGAATAAAGATTGAATAAACGCTGGAAATCTTGACATAATTTTTGCTCCATGGTACTATTAAGTATACATAAATAGTTAGCCTAAGAGATGACAGAGCCAGGTGATGAGTGCGGGGAACCGTTCATTTCCGAGGCTCTTTCTTTATCCCTTGAGAAAAGTTTAACAAGGAATAAAATCCGGGGCGTTTACTGGAAGGGGAAGGAACTATGGGAAGATACGTCATTGCCCTGGATCAGGGCACGACAAGTTCCAGATGTATCCTGTTCGATGAGCAGGGGAACATCTGCAGTGCAGCACAAAAGGAGTTTACTCAGATTTTTCCGGAGCCGGGCTGGGTGGAGCATGACCCTATGGAGATATGGTCCTCACAGCTTTCCGTGACCATGGAGGCCATGGGAAAGATCGGGGCCCATTACAGCGATATAGCTGCAATCGGGATCACGAATCAGAGGGAGACAACGGTAGTCTGGGATAAGGAAACTGGGGAGCCGGTCTATCATGCAATCGTGTGGCAGTGCCGAAGGACCGCGGACAGAATCGAGAAACTAAAGCATGACGGCCTGGATGGGCTCATTGTTGAAAGGACGGGACTGATCCCTGACGCTTACTTTTCAGGAAGCAAGATCGAATGGATCCTGGATCATGTAGAAGGGGCACGAGAACGGGCAGAACGTGGGGAACTTCTGTTTGGAACCGTGGATACCTGGCTGATCTGGAACTTAACCAAAGGCTGCATCCATGTGACAGATTATACTAATGCATCAAGAACCATGCTTTTTGATATACACAGAAAGTGCTGGGATGAGGAGATTCTAAACTATTTCCACATTCCCAGATGCATGCTGCCGGAGGTAAAACCATCAAGCTGTATTTATGGCTACACATCTTCGGATGTCATGGGAGGAAAGATTCCCATTGCAGGAGCAGCAGGCGACCAGCAGGCAGCTTTGTTTGGCCAGTGCTGCTTTGAGGCAGGGGAAGTAAAGAACACCTATGGAACCGGTTGTTTCCTTCTTATGAACACAGGAGAAAGGGCGGTAAAGTCCGAACATGGGCTTTTGACCACAATAGCTGCCAGTGACCAGGGAAGCATCCAGTATGCCCTGGAAGGAAGCGTGTTTGTGGCAGGAGCTGCCGTACAGTGGTTAAGGGATGAGATGCGGATGGTTCGTTCTGCCGCCCAGACAGAGGAATACTGCCGTGCTGCGGGGGATACAGGGGGCGTTTATGTAGTACCGGCATTTGCAGGACTTGGGGCACCTTATTGGGACCAGTACGCAAGAGGGACCATTGTGGGAGTAACCAGAGGAACCAGCAAGGAGCAGTTTATCCGGGCAACGGTGGAATCCATGGCTTATCAGGTCTGCGATCTCATTGAGGCTAT is a genomic window of Lacrimispora sphenoides containing:
- a CDS encoding calcium-translocating P-type ATPase, PMCA-type, with product MNDYFSKDIRESVRELKTDLLQGLSGQEAQKRLEENGHNRLQGAAERTLFQLFAEQFKDFLVIILIVAAIISMVVGIVQGEGIIDSLVIIAIVIVNAIIGVNQETKANNALKALKEMSSPQAKVIRNGDIVRMPSDELVTGDVVILDAGDYIPADERLAESFNLKIDEAAITGESVPVEKNCESILPDDAPLGDRVNSAFMGTVITYGRGKGIVSATGMETQMGNIAAMLNESEEETTPLQKKLDSLGKVLGIVCIAVCAIIFVLGLLQGDELMEIFMVSVSLAVAAIPEGLTVVVTVILAMGMQQMVKSHAIIKRLSAVETLGSTTVICSDKTGTLTQNKMTVVKVFDHEKAYDVTGTGYSREGSVTVEEGGRLSSNITELIKGAVLCNDAVYDIEKSQIIGDPTEGAMLVLGEKIGLSKDRLNEEYRRVQEIPFDSDRKLMSTFHEKNGELTIYTKGAPDEILKRCTYIYKDGAVSEITEADRRKILEANLSFAKGALRVLGVASKAVDTLDDFDSQEYSLTYLGLMCMIDPPREEVKPAVDECRKAGIRVKMITGDHKITASAIAGDLGIMSPGEEALEGAEIQLLSDEELREKVKTVNVFARVSPEHKVRLVAACKANGEIVAMTGDGVNDAPSLKRADIGVAMGITGTDVSKEAADMILTDDNFVSIVHAVEEGRTIYNNIRKVVGYLLSCNIGEILLIFLAMLFNLPMPLMPIHLLSINLITDAFPAFALGMEEREPGIMDQKPRDPNESIIDKKMRVAVAMQSLFLGIGALTAFYIGHISYRDVEGGETIARTMCFVALILGELFRAYSNRSEKRSIFGIRLLSNSFLNKCVIASFAFLVVVVYVPFLNTIFSTAPLTLTQLSEAIGFAVVPTLGGELAKLITKRMK
- a CDS encoding cation-translocating P-type ATPase, translated to MEEWFRLSEDEALAKLGAGRNGLDSREVLRRRQTYGPNTLKKAERKSAFQVFLDQFKDLLVIILIIAAVISMISGDVESTGVIFAVLLLNAILGTVEHQKAEKSLDSLMALSSPVAKVIREGKKQEIFSGEIVPGDILLLEAGDMVAADGRILENYSLLVNESSLTGESINVEKRTGRIREKKVPLAEQTNMVFSGSLVAAGRAKVLITGTGMDTEIGRIASLMNDTGEKKTPLQVSLDQFGSRLAAAILFICAVVFGLSIYRRMPVLDSLMFAVALAVAAIPEALSSIVTIVQAMGTQKMAGENAIIKDLKAVESLGCVSVICSDKTGTLTQNRMTVQQIYVNSRLYPPELLNKEVPVHKYLLYDAVLNNDSAYIEGKLLGDPTEAALVQMAERVGINEEAMKSYYPRAGEIPFDSKRKLMSTMHRIEGKRVLFTKGAVDVLLPRISHIWTGEGIRHMREGDRQNLIEQNMEFSKQGLRVLTFACREMNEDEKLTEKSEAGYTFLGMVAMMDPPRPETKNAVLNAKRAGIRPVMITGDHKITASAIAEKIGIWGDDDLAVSGPELDDMSEEELSRKLEHISVYARVSPEHKIRIVRSWQKKGHIVAMTGDGVNDAPALKQADIGVAMGKMGTEVSKDASAMILTDDNFATIIKAVANGRNVYRNIRNAIKFLLSGNMAGILCVLYTSFLALPPPFAPVHLLFINLLTDSLPAIAIGMEKAEADLLAQKPRNPKEGILTKRFVLQVLLQGALIAGCTMTSYHTGMVTGSEAAASTMAFSTLTLARLFHGFNCRSGHSILKIGFKSNLWSIMAFEAGAILLAAVLFIPRLHTFFYVADLNARQFITIFIFAIIPTLVIQAFKTIRESLH